One Lagopus muta isolate bLagMut1 chromosome 10, bLagMut1 primary, whole genome shotgun sequence DNA segment encodes these proteins:
- the CFAP161 gene encoding cilia- and flagella-associated protein 161 isoform X2 — MAAYRPGVLVGNWKEEACLEEERLRDFMQKRERGELLMQKINRLNDNLLKKVQLSVSKDGFVCFGDTVMLLSPGKEPSVQRDVEAHGELTLAVNLEEVSIYSAVALHAPCALSAITTTSPVGRNTFCVLSIDGESVGEPVKFGQKFGLGTTGGFSDPMLYLASDHKSFMRFAKKSYLQQVFLTDELSYLTCWQATFLDPQLRLEYEGFPIPANSKLIITHCHTNRSLAVPRNFWTRSYFGREYEVICHTYLDSHRVEEDKNYWVIVTGNPGDEGGTMLHRPEPQPGGKGKNEFHEETKNVKIPDSN; from the exons ATGGCTGCCTACCGGCCCGGGGTGCTCGTGGGCAACTGGAAGGAGGAGGCGTGCCTGGAGGAG GAGCGCCTGAGGGACTTCATGCAGAAGAGAGAACGGGGAGAACTTCTAATGCAGAAAATCAACAGACTGAATGATAACCTTTTAAAGAAG GTGCAGCTGTCGGTGTCTAAGGATGGATTCGTTTGCTTTGGAGACACGGTGATGCTCCTGAGCCCGGGCAAGGAGCCCTCAGTGCAGCGTGATGTTGAGGCACACGGTGAGCTGACGCTGGCAGTTAACCTGGAGGAGGTGTCCATCTATTCGGCTGTGGCTCTGCATGCACCCTGCGCACTGAGCgccatcaccaccaccagccctgTGGGAAGGAACACGTTCTGTGTTTTAAG CATTGATGGAGAATCAGTGGGTGAACCTGTTAAATTTGGGCAAAAGTTTGGTCTTGGAACAACAGGAGGGTTTTCTGATCCAATG TTATATCTAGCAAGTGACCATAAGTCATTTATGAGGTTTGCCAAAAAATCTTACCTTCAGCAAGTATTTTTGACAGATGAGCTTTCCTATTTGACGTGCTGGCAAGCAACCTTCTTGGATCCACAACTGCGTCTTGAATATGAAGGATTTCCCATTCCT gcaAACTCTAAACTGATTATTACTCATTGCCATACTAATAGAAGTTTAGCTGTTCCAAGGAACTTTTGGACAAG GTCTTATTTTGGAAGGGAATATGAAGTAATTTGTCACACTTACCTGGACTCCCATCGAGTTGAAGAAGACAAGAATTACTGGGTAATAGTTACAGGAAATCCTGGTGACGAGGGTGGTACAATGCTCCATAGACCTGAACCTCAgccaggaggaaaaggaaagaacgAGTTTCATGAAGAGACAAAGAACGTAAAAATCCCAGATTCCAACTGA
- the CFAP161 gene encoding cilia- and flagella-associated protein 161 isoform X1 yields MAAYRPGVLVGNWKEEACLEEVGEQRDLRSNLREPRLPLLLAVLPPVLLKADVAAPGNTVFPLLKQERLRDFMQKRERGELLMQKINRLNDNLLKKVQLSVSKDGFVCFGDTVMLLSPGKEPSVQRDVEAHGELTLAVNLEEVSIYSAVALHAPCALSAITTTSPVGRNTFCVLSIDGESVGEPVKFGQKFGLGTTGGFSDPMLYLASDHKSFMRFAKKSYLQQVFLTDELSYLTCWQATFLDPQLRLEYEGFPIPANSKLIITHCHTNRSLAVPRNFWTRSYFGREYEVICHTYLDSHRVEEDKNYWVIVTGNPGDEGGTMLHRPEPQPGGKGKNEFHEETKNVKIPDSN; encoded by the exons ATGGCTGCCTACCGGCCCGGGGTGCTCGTGGGCAACTGGAAGGAGGAGGCGTGCCTGGAGGAGGTGGGCGAGCAGCGGGACCTCCGCTCCAACCTCCGGGAGCCTCGCCTGCCTCTTCTCCTCGCGGTGCTTCCCCCAGTTCTGTTGAAAGCCGACGTTGCAGCGCCGGGTAACACCGTGTTCCCTCTTCTCAAACAGGAGCGCCTGAGGGACTTCATGCAGAAGAGAGAACGGGGAGAACTTCTAATGCAGAAAATCAACAGACTGAATGATAACCTTTTAAAGAAG GTGCAGCTGTCGGTGTCTAAGGATGGATTCGTTTGCTTTGGAGACACGGTGATGCTCCTGAGCCCGGGCAAGGAGCCCTCAGTGCAGCGTGATGTTGAGGCACACGGTGAGCTGACGCTGGCAGTTAACCTGGAGGAGGTGTCCATCTATTCGGCTGTGGCTCTGCATGCACCCTGCGCACTGAGCgccatcaccaccaccagccctgTGGGAAGGAACACGTTCTGTGTTTTAAG CATTGATGGAGAATCAGTGGGTGAACCTGTTAAATTTGGGCAAAAGTTTGGTCTTGGAACAACAGGAGGGTTTTCTGATCCAATG TTATATCTAGCAAGTGACCATAAGTCATTTATGAGGTTTGCCAAAAAATCTTACCTTCAGCAAGTATTTTTGACAGATGAGCTTTCCTATTTGACGTGCTGGCAAGCAACCTTCTTGGATCCACAACTGCGTCTTGAATATGAAGGATTTCCCATTCCT gcaAACTCTAAACTGATTATTACTCATTGCCATACTAATAGAAGTTTAGCTGTTCCAAGGAACTTTTGGACAAG GTCTTATTTTGGAAGGGAATATGAAGTAATTTGTCACACTTACCTGGACTCCCATCGAGTTGAAGAAGACAAGAATTACTGGGTAATAGTTACAGGAAATCCTGGTGACGAGGGTGGTACAATGCTCCATAGACCTGAACCTCAgccaggaggaaaaggaaagaacgAGTTTCATGAAGAGACAAAGAACGTAAAAATCCCAGATTCCAACTGA